Genomic DNA from Rubinisphaera margarita:
TCAGCCGCGCCATCTCGGTTTTGGTTGGCCACTTTTCAAGTTGGCCATGCAGTCGAACGTTGGAATCCATGAGCAAGTTTTGATTTAGAGACTATCCGAAAACCCCTGCGGAGCATTTGCGATTGAAGAAAAAAGCGGACCCTCCCATTGTGGTGTTATCAGACATCACACAAAGGAGAATCCGCCATGGAACGGTGTTCGGTCGTTCCCCAGTTTGTGACATCCGAGGAGTCTTGGCAAATGATCCGCCCTTTGCTGCCGAAATACCCGACGTCTCCCAAAGGCGGGCGTCCTCGAACCCCGCTGAGGAAAGTGGTCGATGCCATTTTTACTGCTCAGTGCCATGTTCGTATCGCGAAACAGGACGAGCATGCGCGAGGAATGATTCGTGCGACCGCTCCGCTTTCGGCATCATGCTGGGTGTCCCCAGCTGATGCGTAGCAGCGACCGGGGTGGCGAAAGTCAGAAAGACGTTTGTCACGAGACTAATCGTGAGCTCGAAGGCTCCATGCTCCTCGCGACATGGTCCCGCGCATGTTTGCCCTGCTTCGCGATGCAAGCATGGCACCGGGCTGCCCCCCACCCCGTATTCGCTACTTCGGAAGAGATGCGATTTCGTCGGCCGTTAATGCGCGATCGAAGACCGCGAGGCCGCCGAGGGTTGCACCGAGGAAGTTTCCTGGCTTGCCGGCGACATTCACAGACCCGACAGTGAAGTCCGCTCCTTCCTTTCCCCCGTCGAACAACCCTTGCGGATACGGAAAGGGATTCATGCCTTCCGCTTCGCTCAGGCGGCCGTTGAGGTACAGCCGGACTTCCTTGCCATCGTATGTCATGGCGAGGCAATGCCACTCGCCCATGGGGACTTTCTGCCCCGACGTCGCGTAGGTAATGCAGGCCACCTCGGCCGGAGTTTTTCCCCCGATGGAGGACACATGCCCCTGGAACCGGTCCTTCGAGGAAGTTCGCGTCATCGTCCTGAAATCGGTTTGTCTAGCAGCGTTCAGAAACAGGCAATACTGCCGTTTGCCGCGTGTCTCATCCCAAACCCCTGCGATCGCCTGCCAGTGACTTGTCTTGTCGCGGCGGATCCAGGCCACGACCGTGACTTCCGCATCCTCGCCGTGAATATTCAGCGGGCCGATTTTCTCCCGCGGGATCGACAGCCATTGTCCCTGATTGATTTTAATCGCCGTGCCGAACGGGCCGGCCTCCAGAGTCTTGATGGGGCCATTCTGCTCCTGGAGTTCGAGCGTGGGAGTCACCAGGGATTTCTTCGCTTCCCCTTCCGCATCCGCGAAGGTCCAGAAGGCGACAAGGTTGGGAACCTCCTTAACTTGCTGAACCGCCTGTTCCGGCGTCGCGGTAACAGAGTTGACCCACCAGCAGCAGAGGAGAATGAACGAAGCGTGCATCATCGGATTTGCCCAACGTGTTTCACAGGAGAAGCAGCGTATAACCCGGAGGCTGCCTTTTCGCCAGCATAACACGCGAACTCCGCCCGGTGCCACGCTCGCATCGTGCAGCAGGATGAGCATGTGTAAGGAGCGACTCCTGCAACCGCTCCGCTGTCCCTTTCCTATCGGGTGGCGAAAGCCACAAGTGCCGTCGCCCCATGTCTACCGGCCGCATCCACGAGAGTTGACTTGCATGGCATAAGACCAGGGCACATCGCCGGCCGATGGAACCGGCCCGGGTAACTGGCATTTTTTCGTTAGGCGCCATATGGCGGCGACGTGAAGCCTTGAAACAAGTCTGGAATCGAAGTACGCGACGCAGAGGCCAGTCCATCGTCGTTAATCCAATAGTAATAGTCTTGGCGAATCACCGGATAAATTGTCACAGCAACCCTGAAGAAATCCATAAGGCATGAGTTAAATATCATTACTGCCTGATATTTGCCGTGATGCGATATAAACGCATCAAGTGCCGCGTCGTCCCCGTGGTTGGATGAGCTGTGGAGCAAGCCGGCACCGTACATGAACATTCGGATGATCTGACGGCGAGTCTGTCCGTTTGTATTGAACGGGGCAGGTGGAGCATCAATGAGTGACTCGAATGACCTTTCTCGTTCGTTGACCCACCACCGTTTCCGGTCGTCGCCTGCGTGAGCAATGTATGCCTCACATGCTTTGGTGACCAGTTTGTCGACTGCGTGAAGCTGCCGAAAATACGCCAATACGGACATTGTGTCTTCATCATCCGGAAATTCGGCTTCGAGAAGTCTTGACTCACCGGCCCGCTTGTGGATCAACGACGTGACAAATCTCGGTGACCGGTACCACTCGCTTGCATGGATTCGCTCAACGACGTCCAGAAACTGCGCGATTGTGTTGGCCCGTTGCGTGGTCCAATCGCGGATGTTTACGGCCGAAACGGGCCCCAATTTCAATACGGTTTCGGGATCACCAACGATGATCGGGAATTCTTGCCCAGATACATGCTGCAGCATTTCATATTTCGAGATCGGTGTGCCTGTTTCGTCTTCGAAGTACTCAGTGTCAACGCTAATGGTTTGAAAACCGCGATCATGCCGTAAAGGATCAGTGGAAAATGCTTGAAGATCGTTGCCAGGGATTTCCGTGAAGAGTTCTCGATACTTGAGCAGATGCGAATCGTAGTTAGGCGAACCAACGGACATTGTCACAACGGTTTCTTCGAACCCCACGGGTTTGTGCGAGGATTCGTTGCGTTTCGAGGCGTCGACAATCGCGAGAATCTCAGCGACCTGCTCAGGTGCAAGTTGCGCCCAGTCGAGCCAATACCAGCGATCGTATACGGGCAGCGGGTTTTCGCGGCGTCGATCGAAGCAGGAGATCGCCCAAATGAGAACGGGAAGATCGCGTTCGTCGTTCAAGAATGAGATCCTCCCATAATCTATTGGATTCGGCTTTGCACCTAACCTGTTTACAGAACAACCATCACATCACCATCCGACATAGCTTAACCCCTCGGACGCACAGCCCGCCAGCATGGCCATATGGATACTACACGGCTGCTGCATCGTTGTCGAACGGCTTTCTCTCGCGGCCGGGTCCGGCTCATTGGGTTGCATTTCCTCCTGCTGATGTTTTGCTTACACTGCTCGCTTGCCAAAAACGCCGGAGATTCGGTCCTTCGCCCGTCTCGTGGTGTTCTGGCAAACTGGAAACATCCACCTGCTCTCCAAGACTTTTTAAGAGCCGACACACTTCTTCTGGCTCATTGAGGTGCAATGCTCATGGCTGCTTCGACATCAATTCTCGCGGATAAACTGCACGAATACCCCAAACAGGACGTGATCGACGGAACCGGCGGAGGAGCGGATGCGGTTCTCGATGACTGCCTCAACCAGCACGGCGGGGTGCTGCAACTGCTGCATCGCTACGCCGGCCGGACGTTCTGCACGCCCGGAAAACGCCTGCGTCTCGACGACGCGTCGTACTACCCGGACTACATGAACGGCACCGGGCTCGACGAAGTCTGGATGTGCTGCACCGTCCCCATCGTCACCGGCGTCATCGACACCCGCACGAACAAGGCTCCCTTCCGCGAAGGGGAAGCCCACGTCCTCACCCCCGGCGGGCAGGTGATCTCGCTGCAGGATCTGATCACGGCTAATCCGCATGCCATCATGGGCGAAAAGGTGACCGCCCTGGCGAAAGAGCTGTTCGGCGACCCGACCTGGCCGATCGTCTCCAAGAAGTTCGACAACCTGAACCCGATCCCGGACCACCTGCACTGGACGAAGTGGGAAGTCTACGACATCAACTCGTTCGACAACCCCGGCGTCAGCCCGTCGCACTACCACACCACGGCCATGGGGCTGTACCCGTTCGTAACGAAGGACAAGTTCCTCGAATGCATGAAGAGCTTCGGCAAGACCGAATACAACGGCGTCCGCCATCTCGCTCCGCATGTGATGATGAAACTCGATGACGGCTTCGTGATGCCGAACGGCGTGCTGCACTCGCCGACCGACCTCTGCACCCACGAACTGCACGTCACCATGGACGAGCACTTCCTGGCCGAAGACCTCACGCTCGACGGCCGAATCGGCGCAGCCGATGCCTTCTACGCCTGCCGCGAAGAGGACTACCCCAAAGACAAGCACGAAGACTGGGACTACCTGGTCGAGAAGTTCGACTTCGAAGCCAATCAGGACCCCGACTTCGTCCTGAAGAATTCACGGCCGGCGATCACAGCCGAAGAATTCGCCGGCGACGGCGTCGACGCCAAGTGGATCGTGTACGGCGACATCCTCGGCGACCAGAAGTGCTCGATCCTCCGCCTCTTCGTGCAGCCGGGCGCCAAAACGACGTTCCGCCCGGAAAGCCCGACGCTGTTCCACACAAACGGCGGCAGCGGCCGCGTGGGTGGACTCGAAGTTCGCTACCACCAGAACATGGTCCTCGGCGAACTCTACCCGGAAATCGGCTTCATCACCCAGACCGCCCTGAACAACGGCGGCGTCGAAATCGAAAACACAGGCAACGAACCCCTCGTGCTGACCTTCGACTTCCCGCAGAATGCACATTCGAAGACGCCGGGGACGAAGTAGTTGCTTGATGCCGGTCTCTCGCAGGACCGCCACGGCTCATTGAAAGAAAAGTCCTCCGACGGAATGTTGGAGGGCTTTTCTTTTTAGATCAGATTTAGCTATGTGGCGAACCCCCACGGTTGAAGGTGAGTTGGTCAGCAAACGGAGGCAAAGCGAGACGCTGGAGAAGGATCTCCAGTCGCGTCTCAAAAGCTCTCAATTCATCCTCCGCTTCTTGCACAGCCTCGGCTAAATCGGCAAGTGAGATATCAAATCGCTCGACGAATGGCTCTGAGAATTGTTCCCATTTATCGATACAGCAGAAGAACGCCCGCCCGTTTTCAAGAATAATCTCTGGCTGAGGATGTCCTTCCCAGAAGAGCTCGCTTCCTTGTGAAAGGAATTTCCAAAAGCGAATGTCACTCAGATCACCGCAACATTGAGGCGCCAAAAGAATTCGGCCGACTTCCTCAAGAACGTATCCTCCGAACATCGGAATCGGGTCCTCGTCACCTTCTGCCGCAAGATTCAGACGATCCCTTACCAACTTTTCAAGATTGAACTCGCTGATCGCATCGAAGCGAAAGAGAAACAGCCCTTCTCGAATCGGCGTCATCGGCATTTCGAATCCGGCTTTGCGGTGAATTAGAACCCGATACTCCTCCCAGGTCGCAGAGTGTTTCGCAACAGGATAGAGCGATGGCGGATCAGTTTCAGGATTCCCATAAGCGATGTAGATGACTGGTACAAGTTTCATTTGTCGAACACCGCCTGTTGAGGCTCTTGAGCTCAGCGTCGAATGAATTCCAGGAACTCACTGCACTACTTATTACTCAGTCGAGTAAGTGTCTGTTACCAGACTGAGGAGTTGGAACAGGCCACTCATCGGTGTTCTCTAAGGCGAGTCCGTAGGGCCCTCCCTCTCCGTGAGAAAAACTTCATCACATGAGCGAATAGCTGAAACGATATTGAGCAAGCATCGACCGCAATAGCGCTCTGCAGGAACAGTGAATGCGGCCCCCTCAGGCTGATATTTACCGGATTCTGTCACCAACTCCTCGCACGCCGGGCAAGCCGTTCGACAAAGCACTTCCGTTTCGTCATGTGGCATTTCCGACAAGCGTTTCGTTGAACGTTCGAGTCTTGTGATGGCGTTAGCAATATCCCGTGACTCTTGAAAGTGTTTCTCATTCAGCCATCGGAGGGCAGCAAACGCAGGTTCCACGATCAGGTACAATTCATTTCTAAGTTGACCAGTCGCGAGTGTAATCTTCTTAGCGAACTTCAGCACATAGTCGAGTTGATTCGAAGCCGCGCAAATGTGTGGAGCTCGCGGGTGGTTCCCCTCAAGCATGATGCTCGTCCTGTTTCTGAGGTTGGCCCTACCGGCTTGCCTGTGGTGCCTTTCGGATTTCGACACGACGAGGATCGTCGTTTCTTCGAACACGAAGCATGCCCACATGCACATCGTACTCCGGTTGGACCCGGCCACTAGGTTTGGTTCTTACCTGCATTGTGCAGCAAATCGAGGTGAGCAAGGGCGGCATCCATTGTGTCAAAGAGAACGGTCGTCGGGTCAATTCCGGCTTCATCTGCCATAAGCGATTTAAGCCCCTTGCGATTCCTGTCAGAGACGACTGCAACAACTGGTAAGTCCGAATCAACATAATAGCGCGAGCCGGCCGCAAACGGGCAAAGCATCATGTCTCCCCATTCATAGCCCATCTCACGAAGATCGAGAATGACACCAACGGAATCAAACGCGGCGATTCCAGCACGTACCATCGCGTCCATGTAGATTGCATCCGAGTCGTTGGCACATCCAAAGCCTGAGGTTCCGGAAAACCGGACGACAAGAATCTCAAGGTGCGGTGGAGATGGCAGTGAAGTCTCGAAGTACGCATGGTTGATCGAGACATCACGGCGAATGTCGAGAGGCTTCAAATTCATCGGAGTATTCGTCCTCTTACAATTTGAACCGCGCCCAACCTGTGCAGATATTCAGGCGGAGATGCCGCTGTAGTGTACGGGTTATTCGGCAGCATTTCATGTGCTGGGAAATAGATTCCTATCTCTCAACTCGCTCAATCTCAAGGGCACAAACGCGGCATGAAACACGCCCCAGAGGCGCCACTGGCCCCCCGGATGATCGACGTGGGTTCAATCCGTGCCGCTCGAAGGTCCCGATTGCCGATACCCCTTCTCCCGAAACGCTCGGCTATTCATTGCCTCCCCCAATCCATCCCAGTCCGGGCTCGGATTCACAAACTCCGGGGATTGGTTGGCGGCTTCGTCGAGGACGATGGTTTCGTTTGTGGTGAGCTGGCCGCGTGAGGTTTTGCGGTGGACTTTCGGGCAGGAGGTGATGAGGCAGTTGTTGAGGGTGACCGGTTCTTTGGCTCGGTCGTCGGTTTGCACGGCTGCGGTTCGCATGGCGTGGAATGTGGAGCGGTTGACGGTGATCGGGCCGCCGTTGCACCACAGCCCGCAGGAGGCCCAGCCGGTAAAGCAATTCTCGAGCGTGGCGGATTTCCAGATGCGGATGTTTCGCGAGTTGCCCAGAGCAACGCAGTCGGTGAGTTCGACGGCGTCAACTTTCAAATCGAACCCGCCGTCCTGATTACGAATGCCCCGGCAGCGGACGAACCGCACATCGGTGGTATTCCCCTCGACCACGAAGCCGTCGCCGTTTTTGTAGCTCTTCTTCTGCAGCGGCATGCGGTTGTTGCAGGCGAGGCAGTCTTCGAACAGCAGCTCGGAGTTGGGCTCGCCGCCGTTATTCACCAGAAAGCCGAAGGGGAACAGTTCCGTCTTCGTTTCCCAGTCGGCGTCCCCCTCGGAGCAGTCAGCGGTGCACTGCCGTAGACTCACGCGATTGCAACCTTCCTCAAAGCGGAAGGCGTGCTTGGTGTAACGGCTGAGATCGCAGCCTTCGAGCAGCAGGTCGTCGCAATTGGACAGATAAAACCCATGCCGAAACCGCCGCATGTCGACGTCGTGAAAGACCAGCCCACGGCTGTTTGTGCCCTGCTTGTCTGGCCGCGCGAGCACGCAGTTTTCGTAATCCTCGATTCGCAGGTTCTCCATCCGAACGTGTCCCACCCCCGGCTCGATCCGCACCAGCGTGGCTCCCTTGTCCGGATCCTCTTCCGACCAGGACGACGCGAAAACCGGCAGGCCGTCGCCGCGATCGACGCCGGAGATCGTCTTGACCGCCCCCTCACTGCCGCCGTTGGAAATCGACAGCCGTGCGTCGGTGTAACGTCCACTGCCGATGAGCAACCGGTCGCCCGGCTGCAGCGTCTCGTTCACCACGCTCGACAGCGACTCCTGCCCGAACGCATTCTCCCAGCTCGTCCCGTCTTTCTGCCCGGCCCCTCGCGGCGTCAGGTAGAACTCGGCTGCATGAGCAAAACCGGGCAAACAGGTGATCGCAATCAGAATGCAGAACGCGCGCATCATCGTATGACTCTTTCTTGTGGACCGACTGGTCAAAAGACAGGAATGGCGAAAGCCGTGGCACCGGGAATCGGGTCGTCTGGAGTATAAAGGGAAGAACTGGCGGGATGCCAATGGCGCGGGAGCATTACGCGTCACCGCTTCAACGCCTGCAGGTCCTCCAGTGTTTTGCCCGCCTCATCCTGAAACTGTTCGTCACTGATGGTCATACTGGTGATGCGGTCGATGCGGAATTCGCGGAAGTCCTGGCGGAGTTCGCACCAGGCGGCGAGGAGCCAGACCGGGGCGATGAAGACGAGGCTGAGCGGGCGGATGCGGCGGCGGGATTCGTCGCCGTATTTGTCGCTGTAGTGGATGTCGACCCAGTGTTGGCTGCGGATGGCCCGGCGGAGTGCGGCCAGGTCGATGGTCAACGGCAACGCGTCCCGGCTGGCGCAGGCGTAGGCGGCGGATTGTTTTGCTTCGGCGGCCAGGGCTTCCGGCAGCACGGCTGCGATTTTCTCGAACGCCCGGCGGGCGGAATGGGCCAGCTCGGGATCGCCCCAGCTTTCGACCATCTGAGCCCCCAGCGACAACGCCTCCAACTCGTCAACATCGAACATCAACGGCTTGACGACATAGTCCCGGCTGAGCAGGTAGCCGAGGCCGGCTTCGCCGACAATCGGCACGCCGGACGTTCGCAGGTCGGCAATGTCGCGGTAAATCGTGCGGACGCCGATCTCCATCTCCGCAGCCAGTTCCTCGCCAGTGACCACCTGACGGCGTCCTTTGAGGTACTCCACAATTCGAAACAGACGGTCGGCACGACGCATCGGATTGATTTCCAAGAAGTTTTCCCGTCCTGACAGTCTCCTGACAATACGCTGTCAGGAGGGCTCTGTAAAGTTCCTGCGTGGGGTCGGCCAACGCAGTGCACGCACCAGGTTTCGATTGGACGGGTGGCCAGTCCGCCTCAGCGGGCGGGTCGCGTCAGCGACAAGAGGCAGCGCCATCCGCGTCTTATCGGGTGAAATCATCCGGTCTCGCAGAAATACGGTCCATGGCGCGGCCTCTTATGACTTCGTCACCCGCCCGTGCCGGACGGGCCACCCCCATCTTGTTTCCAGAGACTTTCCACACTTCATGCCCATGGGGGCATTGGCTAACAGGCATCAGTCCGGAAAGCCAAGTCATTCCTCAACGAAAGAACACCATGAAACCCGCAGCCGCCAGTACTCTGTCCGATACGCAGGTCGAAGTTATCCGCAGTTTCGCCGCCCCGCTCGAATCGGTCTGGAATGTGTTTACTCAACCCGAGTTGGTCAGCCGCTGGATGCCGAGCCCGCCCGGCTGGTCGATGCCGGTCAGCGAGATGGATTTTCGGATTGGCGGGACCTATGAGAACCGCTTCCGCGATGATCAGACCGGCCAGGAATTCGGCCTCGTCGGTGAATTCCGCGAGATTGAGCCCATGAGCAAAATCGTCCACCACGAACGCCATTACGTGGGCACTCCCGGAGTGGACTCCGACATTCCCTCGGTCATCACGATCACATTTCAGGAGACCGACGGAGTGACCACCGTCACTACGCTGCTCGACTACCCCACCCCGGAAGCCCGAGAAGCCGCCCTGGCCACCGGCATGATTGAGCTGATGGAAATGGGGTATTGCGTGATTGATGGGCTGATCGCGGGGTGATGCGGAAAGGCTGCGCTGGTTCCGATGGTGTCTCGCGCTGTCGATCGTCATCCGAAAAGCATGCCCACGGCAAGCGTGGGCATGGCACCCGGCGGCTTCCATTCCGGAGACGGCTTGCGTTACGCTGCAGTCCTCTCCTCCGTGTCCCCGACACGTGACCTTTATAACACCGGCTACAACTTTTCCCGGCAGTCCTCCATGAATGAACTCCGCAGCCTGCACTTCGAAACTCTCGGGGCAGCCGTCGATGATGCTCGCGGGCTTTTGGCGTCTGGTTACACTCGTCAGGGGAACTGGTCGCTCGGGCAGATCTGTCGGCATCTGGTTCTGGTTCAGGATCCGAGTCTCGATGGCTATCCGGGGTGGATGTCGTTGTTCGCTCCGCTGCGTCCGGTGATGCGACGATGGTTGTTGCCCAAAGTGTTGGGGCCAGATTCCC
This window encodes:
- a CDS encoding LamG domain-containing protein; translation: MMHASFILLCCWWVNSVTATPEQAVQQVKEVPNLVAFWTFADAEGEAKKSLVTPTLELQEQNGPIKTLEAGPFGTAIKINQGQWLSIPREKIGPLNIHGEDAEVTVVAWIRRDKTSHWQAIAGVWDETRGKRQYCLFLNAARQTDFRTMTRTSSKDRFQGHVSSIGGKTPAEVACITYATSGQKVPMGEWHCLAMTYDGKEVRLYLNGRLSEAEGMNPFPYPQGLFDGGKEGADFTVGSVNVAGKPGNFLGATLGGLAVFDRALTADEIASLPK
- a CDS encoding right-handed parallel beta-helix repeat-containing protein, coding for MMRAFCILIAITCLPGFAHAAEFYLTPRGAGQKDGTSWENAFGQESLSSVVNETLQPGDRLLIGSGRYTDARLSISNGGSEGAVKTISGVDRGDGLPVFASSWSEEDPDKGATLVRIEPGVGHVRMENLRIEDYENCVLARPDKQGTNSRGLVFHDVDMRRFRHGFYLSNCDDLLLEGCDLSRYTKHAFRFEEGCNRVSLRQCTADCSEGDADWETKTELFPFGFLVNNGGEPNSELLFEDCLACNNRMPLQKKSYKNGDGFVVEGNTTDVRFVRCRGIRNQDGGFDLKVDAVELTDCVALGNSRNIRIWKSATLENCFTGWASCGLWCNGGPITVNRSTFHAMRTAAVQTDDRAKEPVTLNNCLITSCPKVHRKTSRGQLTTNETIVLDEAANQSPEFVNPSPDWDGLGEAMNSRAFREKGYRQSGPSSGTD
- a CDS encoding helix-turn-helix transcriptional regulator, whose protein sequence is MRRADRLFRIVEYLKGRRQVVTGEELAAEMEIGVRTIYRDIADLRTSGVPIVGEAGLGYLLSRDYVVKPLMFDVDELEALSLGAQMVESWGDPELAHSARRAFEKIAAVLPEALAAEAKQSAAYACASRDALPLTIDLAALRRAIRSQHWVDIHYSDKYGDESRRRIRPLSLVFIAPVWLLAAWCELRQDFREFRIDRITSMTISDEQFQDEAGKTLEDLQALKR
- a CDS encoding SRPBCC domain-containing protein, whose protein sequence is MKPAAASTLSDTQVEVIRSFAAPLESVWNVFTQPELVSRWMPSPPGWSMPVSEMDFRIGGTYENRFRDDQTGQEFGLVGEFREIEPMSKIVHHERHYVGTPGVDSDIPSVITITFQETDGVTTVTTLLDYPTPEAREAALATGMIELMEMGYCVIDGLIAG
- a CDS encoding DUF1569 domain-containing protein, producing MNELRSLHFETLGAAVDDARGLLASGYTRQGNWSLGQICRHLVLVQDPSLDGYPGWMSLFAPLRPVMRRWLLPKVLGPDSPRGIRTASMFVPPDRLDDAAEVEGFSASVERLINSSGEFAPHPAFGRMPREKILAIHTAHAAHHLRFLCVSQLQKES